Proteins from one Prinia subflava isolate CZ2003 ecotype Zambia chromosome 4, Cam_Psub_1.2, whole genome shotgun sequence genomic window:
- the LOC134549750 gene encoding LOW QUALITY PROTEIN: protein mono-ADP-ribosyltransferase PARP12-like (The sequence of the model RefSeq protein was modified relative to this genomic sequence to represent the inferred CDS: inserted 1 base in 1 codon) has product MCDLPAAIPFRYEIKIGQYVLKVRQRREAKVRAPEPLSVPPSPLRHPGQGPPLRGRAKAPGRGGPAPFSAAFTFVSVSVASPGGASRXMALATQALRVLCASGGCLEQGELQRRLPGRPSAEQLAAVLRDAQRFTLVRRPGPAAAAEAEVAVVVATSPVRLCPEHGAGCPGHCGRLHLCKYHLKGVCRNQQPRKGCRFVHNFHSDHNLQVLKKYGLENLNHDELCQLLLQNDPSLLPEVCLHYNKGDGLHGSCSFKTSCSKLHVCQYFLRGQCRFGSSCKRSHDLLNPECFEKLERQGMSSDIIKKLPSTYRNMYDIKNGNRSMYDIEDAKPSPCKDRKPSTGQDSSATKDDESEQICLHHLYRSCGFKEKCIRTHFHLPYRWQFFRGNTWKDFTNIEEIEEAYCDPKNVRFAYAFTEGILFPFCIYFHDMSCGLQKVRRLSTASSVTKPPHFILTTEWIWYWKDEYDIWREYGKQDDLHAAATISSDDLEKVYLAGSSPKLTFKAGKHEYEINFVSMMQKNLRYRTERKICRRPKFVSQAEVEKTRDRGVKHTEGFKGIPAHWDKSALPELGFKLIELDCSSEEYKKVKVDFQRTMPKAAIKRICRVQNPSLWELYQWQKDLMQKSNGGKAADERFLFHGTSKKDIDAICQQNFDWRICGLHGTVYGKGSYFARDASYSDNYCGTDSHTKTMFLARVLVGEFTLGSSDYVRPPMKDSQNFYDSCVNNSSNPSIFVIFEKQQVYPEYLIEYQASARLL; this is encoded by the exons ATGTGTGACCTCCCGGCTGCCATCCCTTTTCGATATGAGATTAAAATCGGTCAATACGTCCTAAAAgtcaggcagaggagggaggcGAAGGTCCGCGCCCCAGAACCGCTGTCTGTGCCTCCTTCCCCGCTGCGTCACCCAGGGCAAGGCCCGCCCCTGCGGGGGAGGGCGAAGGCTccgggccggggcggccccgctcccTTCTCGGCCGCTTTCACTTTCGTTTCCGTTTCCGTCGCTTCGCCGGGCGGGGCTTCCC CCATGGCGCTGGCGACCCAGGCTCTGCGGGTGCTGTGCGCCAGCGGcggctgcctggagcagggcgaGCTGCAGCGGCGGCTGCCGGGCCGGCCCTCGGCCGAGCAGCTGGCGGCCGTGCTGCGGGACGCGCAGCGCTTCACGCTGGTgcggcggcccggcccggcggcggcggcggaggccGAGGTGGCCGTGGTGGTGGCCACCAGCCCCGTGCGGCTGTGCCCGGAGCACGGCGCGGGCTGCCCGGGGCACTGCGGGCGGCTGCACCTCTGCAAGTACCACCTGAAGGGCGTCTGCCGCAACCAGCAGCCCAG GAAGGGATGCAGGTTTGTTCACAACTTCCACTCTGACCACAACCTCCAGGTTCTAAAGAAGTATGGACTTGAGAATTTAAACCATGATGAACTTTGCCAGCTTTTGCTTCAAAATGACCCTTCCCTCTTGCCAGAG GTCTGCTTGCATTATAACAAAGGTGATGGACTTCATGGATCTTGTTCCTTTAAAACATCCTGCAGCAAACTCCATGTTTGCCAGTACTTTTTGCGGGGTCAGTGCAGatttggcagcagctgcaaacGGTCCCATGATTTATTAAATCCAGAATGTTTTGAGAAACTGGAGAGACAGGGAATGAGTTCCGACATTATTAAGAAACTACCTTCCACTTATAGAAACATGTATGACATAAAAAATGGCAACAGAAGCATGTATGACATAGAAGATGCCAAGCCTTCACCATGCAAAG ACAGAAAACCCAGCACTGGACAGGATTCCTCAGCTACAAAGGATGATGAATCAGAACAGATATGTTTACATCATCTGTACAGAAGTTGTGGCTTTAAAG AAAAGTGTATCAGAACCCATTTCCACTTGCCATATAGATGGCAGTTCTTTAGGGGTAATACCTGGAAGGACTTCACGAATATTGAAGAAATAGAAGAAGCATATTGTGACCCAAAAAACGTCAG aTTTGCTTATGCTTTTACTGAAGGAATCCTTTTCCCATTCTGTATCTATTTTCACGATATGTCCTGTGGGTTGCAAAAAGTCAGACGTCTTTCTACAGCCTCCTCTGTGACCAAACCCCCTCACTTCATTCTTACAACAGAATGGATCTGGTACTGGAAAGATGAATATGACATATGGCGGGAGTATGGCAAACAA GATGATCTTCATGCAGCTGCTACTATCTCCAGTGATGACCTGGAGAAAGTCTATTTGGCTGGAAGTTCTCCAAAGCTGACCTTCAAAGCTGGAAAACatgaatatgaaataaattttgtgT CCATGATGCAGAAGAACCTTCGCTACAGAACTGAGAGGAAGATTTGCAGAAGACCTAAATTTGTCTCTCAGGCAGAGGTGGAAAAAACAAGAGACAG GGGCGTTAAACATACAGAAGGGTTTAAGGGCATTCCAGCTCACTGGGACAAATCTGCCCTGCCTGAACTGGGATTCAAG CTGATTGAGCTTGACTGTTCTTCTGAAGAATACAAGAAGGTCAAAGTGGACTTTCAGCGTACAATGCCCAAAGCAGCTATTAAAAGGATTTGTAGAGTTCAGAACCCATCCCTCTGGGAACTGTATCAATG GCAGAAGGACCTGATGCAGAAGAGCAATGGTGGAAAGGCTGCAGACGAGCGATTTTTATTTCATGGAACCAGTAAAAAAGACATTGATGCCATCTGTCAGCAGAACTTTGACTGGAGAATCTGTGGCCTTCATGGGACAGTCTACGGCAAAG GAAGCTATTTTGCAAGGGATGCATCTTATTCTGACAACTACTGTGGGACAGACTCCCACACCAAGACCATGTTTCTGGCACGAGTGCTGGTGGGGGAGTTCACTCTTGGTAGTTCGGATTACGTTCGGCCTCCCATGAAGGACAGCCAGAACTTCTATGACAGTTGTGTGAACAACTCTTCAAACCCTTCTATCTTTGTCATCTTTGAGAAGCAGCAGGTATATCCAGAGTATCTCATAGAATACCAGGCATCAGCAAGACTTCTATAG